One Natrinema marinum genomic window carries:
- a CDS encoding transcription factor, with translation MAFEDLLEDPVIQKYLHELVGPKGMPVAAAPPDGEVTDEELAEELDLELNDVRRALFILYENDLASYRRLRDEDSGWLTYLWTFEYDNIPENLEEEMYRLHEALADRREYERNHEFYLCEICSIRFEFGEAMDFGFECPECGSPLESMDNNRLVTAMDDRLDALEDELNIDADA, from the coding sequence ATGGCTTTTGAGGACCTGCTCGAGGACCCGGTGATCCAGAAATATTTGCACGAGCTGGTCGGTCCCAAGGGGATGCCCGTTGCGGCGGCGCCCCCGGACGGGGAGGTGACCGACGAGGAGCTTGCGGAGGAACTCGACCTCGAGTTGAACGACGTGCGGCGCGCGCTGTTTATACTCTACGAGAACGACCTCGCCAGCTACCGGCGGCTGCGCGACGAGGACTCGGGGTGGCTGACCTACCTCTGGACGTTCGAGTACGACAACATCCCGGAGAATCTCGAGGAGGAGATGTACCGGCTCCACGAGGCCTTAGCGGACCGGCGCGAGTACGAGCGAAACCACGAGTTTTACCTCTGTGAGATCTGCTCGATCCGCTTCGAGTTCGGCGAGGCGATGGACTTCGGTTTCGAGTGTCCCGAATGCGGCTCGCCGCTGGAATCGATGGACAACAACCGCCTGGTCACCGCGATGGACGACCGCCTCGACGCCCTCGAGGACGAACTCAACATCGACGCGGACGCCTGA
- a CDS encoding chemotaxis protein CheW, giving the protein MAPDLSETLLGTDNDAADRTREAGGDDGEEEELVQFVFVGVGEHRLALPVDAVRTITEPPTELTRVPRSPPAVEGLMDLRGEITAVIDAHVHFPTTESRSGRERLLVLDRPSDQQSAAIRVDDVIGVETVPESDVLDGDAIEASEFDGDALDHPLVVALVRQEQTPRADVGRAVTEQPGDTGVATTPSLDVGGAASAGGSATLSSARGVGGGLGESVGETFELEGEDADAEPDAETGGADEDSIEEISVEATPLVDVDRLLLASGQAEDGR; this is encoded by the coding sequence ATGGCCCCGGATCTCTCGGAAACGCTTCTCGGAACGGACAACGACGCTGCCGACCGGACTCGCGAGGCGGGCGGCGACGACGGCGAGGAGGAGGAACTCGTTCAGTTCGTGTTCGTCGGCGTCGGCGAACACCGGCTCGCGCTGCCGGTCGATGCGGTCAGGACGATCACGGAACCGCCGACCGAACTGACTCGCGTCCCGCGGTCGCCGCCCGCGGTCGAGGGACTGATGGACTTGCGCGGGGAGATCACCGCGGTGATCGATGCGCACGTCCACTTCCCGACGACGGAGTCCCGATCTGGACGCGAGCGTCTGCTCGTTCTCGACCGACCCAGCGATCAGCAGTCGGCCGCGATCCGGGTCGACGACGTGATCGGCGTCGAAACGGTTCCGGAAAGCGACGTCCTCGACGGCGACGCGATCGAGGCGAGCGAGTTCGACGGCGACGCACTCGACCATCCGCTGGTCGTCGCCCTCGTTAGACAGGAACAGACGCCGCGGGCCGACGTCGGTCGCGCGGTCACGGAACAGCCGGGCGACACGGGTGTCGCGACGACGCCGAGCCTCGACGTTGGCGGTGCGGCCAGCGCGGGTGGTTCCGCGACGCTGTCGTCGGCTCGAGGCGTCGGCGGCGGACTCGGCGAATCGGTCGGCGAAACGTTCGAGCTCGAGGGCGAGGACGCCGACGCCGAACCCGACGCCGAGACGGGGGGAGCGGACGAGGACTCGATCGAAGAGATCTCCGTCGAGGCAACGCCGCTCGTCGATGTCGACCGACTGCTGTTGGCGTCGGGTCAGGCAGAAGACGGGCGCTGA
- a CDS encoding DUF2110 family protein — MVVLATKLYVEGDARERSIDSLRSLVANEIGDLDVAFDIGVRHDDFPSVTIEGEDAVVARNVLREAFGEIVPDLEAGETYVGTLESWDEDGLVLDAGQGEGVRIPTDELGLGPGSATQIRDRYGLVQHMPLQFVYGEPARLADAERDRLYEWTRGAGRLNVNSATRAEVRATLNRAGHAQDYVTVERLGLLEQSVICTEDTDPPGLLASVGEYLSAELRCVVP, encoded by the coding sequence ATGGTCGTACTCGCAACCAAACTGTACGTCGAGGGCGACGCCCGCGAGCGCTCGATAGATTCGCTGCGGTCGCTGGTGGCAAACGAGATCGGCGACTTGGACGTCGCGTTCGACATCGGCGTGCGCCACGACGACTTCCCCTCAGTGACGATCGAGGGTGAGGACGCCGTCGTCGCGCGCAACGTCCTCCGCGAGGCGTTCGGTGAGATCGTCCCCGATCTCGAGGCCGGCGAGACCTACGTCGGCACGCTCGAGTCCTGGGACGAGGACGGGCTTGTGCTCGATGCCGGACAGGGCGAGGGCGTCCGAATTCCGACCGACGAACTCGGGCTCGGCCCGGGATCGGCAACGCAGATCCGCGATCGCTACGGGCTGGTCCAGCACATGCCGTTGCAGTTCGTCTACGGCGAGCCCGCCCGCCTCGCCGACGCCGAGCGCGATCGGCTCTACGAGTGGACTCGCGGTGCCGGCCGACTCAACGTCAACAGCGCCACCCGGGCGGAAGTGCGAGCGACGCTCAACCGCGCGGGCCACGCCCAGGACTACGTCACCGTCGAACGGCTGGGGCTCTTGGAGCAGAGCGTGATCTGTACCGAAGACACCGATCCGCCGGGACTGCTCGCGAGCGTCGGCGAGTACCTGTCGGCGGAACTCCGCTGTGTCGTTCCTTAG
- a CDS encoding DUF5803 family protein — protein MNRRLVLGMVAVALLTMGAGCTGFFGGISDEQLDREQNYSDLRDSDADVAMELSSGNVINSGEFRAVYDLNGTEELSLHRSTIYRDEPLQIHSVRYWYPNGTEVTGSELEVSQGRSATTVAVPDENGTLAFSGEAGRKTFRLPAYVDGSYEVTLPENHRTTNFLFGDVSPNGAEREIVDGQERLYWEEIEADRTISLRYYLARDIPVFLGLIGIAVLLGGIGIGYYYRQVKRLQEQREQFGIDVDADDDSDGGGPPGLL, from the coding sequence ATGAACCGACGACTCGTTCTCGGGATGGTCGCGGTCGCGCTCCTCACGATGGGAGCGGGCTGTACCGGGTTCTTCGGCGGCATCTCCGACGAGCAACTCGATCGGGAGCAAAACTACAGCGATCTGCGTGACAGCGACGCCGACGTGGCAATGGAACTCTCGAGTGGCAACGTCATCAACAGCGGCGAGTTCCGGGCGGTGTACGACCTGAACGGGACCGAGGAGTTGTCCCTCCACCGGTCGACGATCTACCGCGACGAGCCGCTCCAGATCCACAGCGTCCGCTACTGGTATCCCAACGGCACCGAGGTGACCGGCTCGGAACTCGAGGTCAGCCAGGGGCGCTCTGCGACGACGGTCGCGGTTCCCGATGAGAACGGGACCCTCGCGTTCTCGGGCGAGGCCGGCCGCAAGACGTTCCGTCTCCCGGCCTATGTCGACGGCTCTTACGAGGTCACGCTGCCCGAGAATCATCGAACGACGAACTTCCTGTTCGGTGATGTCTCGCCCAACGGCGCCGAGCGAGAGATCGTCGACGGGCAAGAACGACTCTACTGGGAGGAGATCGAGGCCGACCGCACGATCTCGCTGCGGTACTACCTCGCTCGAGACATCCCGGTGTTCCTCGGACTCATCGGGATCGCCGTTCTGCTCGGCGGGATCGGGATCGGCTACTACTACCGGCAAGTCAAACGGCTGCAAGAACAACGCGAGCAGTTCGGTATCGACGTCGACGCCGACGACGACTCGGACGGTGGCGGCCCGCCGGGGCTCCTCTAG
- the cheY gene encoding chemotaxis protein CheY has protein sequence MSTGVLIVDDSHFMRNLLRQILEQDYRILGEASNGAEAVKLYKEHDPDIVMMDIVMPKCNGIKATAAIKKIDPDARVIMCTSVGQREKMKLAVKAGADGYVTKPFEEPSVRKALSDVVAA, from the coding sequence ATGTCGACAGGGGTGCTCATCGTGGACGACTCTCATTTTATGCGGAATTTACTGCGTCAGATCTTGGAGCAGGATTACCGCATCCTCGGAGAGGCGTCCAACGGAGCAGAAGCCGTCAAACTGTACAAAGAACACGATCCCGATATCGTGATGATGGACATCGTGATGCCCAAGTGCAACGGCATCAAGGCGACCGCGGCGATTAAGAAGATCGATCCGGACGCCCGCGTCATCATGTGTACGAGCGTCGGACAGCGTGAGAAGATGAAACTCGCCGTGAAGGCTGGCGCGGACGGCTATGTCACGAAACCGTTCGAAGAACCCAGCGTCAGAAAGGCCCTCTCAGACGTCGTTGCGGCATGA
- the cheB gene encoding chemotaxis-specific protein-glutamate methyltransferase CheB, whose protein sequence is MTRVLVVDDSRFMRTVIGNALSGAGYDVETAANGSEGVELAGTFDPDVVTMDVEMPEMDGIDAVERIMATNPTAILMLSVHTERGAEATLDALERGAVDFLHKPDGSGSRNIAHLTDEVIETVDDLAEADVSSVALARTAATAYATSAGRAENPGHTTATGNAVAGGSDVQSNVDSGTISPGVTPGFGSDSAGDETTPIAVDDDRADAPTVVIGASTGGPKIVERLFDRLPAALEAKVLVVQHMPAGFTARLAERLDERSAYDVTEATDRQRLESGEVAVAPGGHHLEVVSNVGDGLRLRLDDGERVHGVRPAIDVTMESAAKRVSDALCGVVLTGMGRDGAAGIEAIKAAGGHTIAQDEATSPVFGIPCQAIETGCVDTIVPADGVADAIVDAFTTDGENDD, encoded by the coding sequence ATGACGCGAGTACTCGTTGTCGACGACTCGAGGTTTATGCGGACAGTCATCGGCAACGCGCTCTCTGGGGCCGGATACGACGTGGAAACAGCTGCGAACGGATCGGAAGGCGTCGAACTCGCGGGTACGTTCGATCCGGACGTCGTTACGATGGACGTCGAGATGCCCGAAATGGACGGCATCGACGCCGTCGAACGAATTATGGCCACGAATCCGACCGCGATTCTCATGCTCAGCGTCCATACCGAACGCGGTGCGGAGGCGACGCTCGACGCCTTAGAGCGTGGAGCAGTGGACTTTCTCCACAAACCCGACGGCTCCGGCTCGCGGAACATCGCTCACTTGACCGACGAGGTTATCGAGACGGTCGACGACCTCGCGGAAGCCGATGTCTCGTCGGTCGCGCTCGCCCGCACTGCGGCGACGGCCTACGCGACCAGCGCGGGCCGCGCCGAAAACCCCGGCCACACGACAGCGACCGGGAACGCTGTCGCGGGCGGTTCGGACGTCCAGTCGAACGTCGACAGCGGAACGATCAGTCCGGGCGTCACGCCCGGTTTCGGCTCCGATTCCGCCGGCGACGAGACCACACCGATCGCCGTCGACGATGATCGCGCGGACGCCCCGACGGTCGTCATCGGCGCGTCGACCGGCGGCCCGAAGATCGTCGAGCGGTTGTTCGACCGGCTTCCCGCCGCTCTCGAGGCGAAGGTGCTGGTCGTCCAGCACATGCCCGCCGGCTTCACGGCGCGGCTGGCAGAACGGCTCGACGAGCGCAGCGCCTACGACGTGACCGAGGCGACGGACCGACAGCGACTCGAGTCCGGCGAGGTCGCTGTCGCGCCGGGCGGCCACCACCTCGAGGTGGTGAGCAACGTCGGCGATGGGTTGCGCCTGCGACTCGACGACGGCGAGCGCGTCCACGGCGTGCGCCCGGCGATCGACGTGACGATGGAAAGCGCCGCTAAACGGGTTTCTGACGCCCTCTGTGGCGTCGTGCTGACCGGAATGGGCCGCGACGGAGCAGCCGGAATCGAGGCGATCAAAGCCGCCGGCGGCCACACGATCGCACAGGACGAGGCGACGAGTCCGGTCTTTGGCATCCCCTGTCAAGCAATCGAAACGGGCTGTGTGGACACGATCGTGCCCGCGGACGGCGTCGCCGACGCGATCGTCGACGCGTTCACGACGGACGGTGAGAACGATGACTGA